Proteins encoded together in one Micromonospora kangleipakensis window:
- a CDS encoding glycerophosphodiester phosphodiesterase family protein, which yields MRAVRRTAIAALVAATVTTGLPAPAGATPPPGRTFDLQAHRGGLGLRVESTLASFGNALQLGVSTLELDVQITEDGQAVVTHDRKVSGAKCVDTAPVTPGDPEFPYVGKYVNTLTLAQVRTLDCGSKTLPDKPGQLAVPGARMPLLREVFALVKRYSADDVKLNVETKVEAGAPTETAPREQFVQVTAREIRDSGLLKQVTVQSFDWGSLIRMHQVEPLLPLVALTNYDFLQVGRPGASPWLGGLDIDDFDGDPIAAIRSFGASAFSPVHGFPQDGKVTDPGYRPYVTKEMVAHAHRNGIKVIPWTVDDVPTMAKLIDDGVDGIITDYPDRLRGLLTERGYRLPRAYASPFDIQAHRGGRSTRPENTLPAFAHALENPAISTLELDTGVTADGHLVVLHDRAVNGSHCVDTAPVRPGDPNYPYVGKLVHELTLAQLKTVDCGSKTLPEFPAQVAVPGARIPTLDEVFALVRASGRDDVRMNIETKISPLVADTEPYPSFTRKLVDAIERAGITRRATIQSFDWRTIRYAHRLNPRIDTVALVWQYGPAECVSLADECSLRAVYDDPSVRSPWTAGLDWWQHRDLGELVRRSGATTVSANWQVHDPAQGTVASADWYLRENPAYFHGPDVRTLQRRYGLTVVPYTVDDAAVMQRVIDLGVDGIITDDPDLLISVAIRNGLR from the coding sequence GTGCGAGCCGTACGCCGTACCGCCATCGCCGCCCTCGTGGCGGCGACCGTGACCACCGGCCTCCCGGCCCCCGCCGGGGCGACCCCTCCGCCGGGCCGGACCTTCGACCTGCAGGCCCACCGCGGTGGCCTCGGACTACGGGTGGAGAGCACCCTCGCCTCGTTCGGCAACGCCCTCCAGCTCGGGGTGAGCACCCTCGAACTGGACGTCCAGATCACCGAGGACGGACAGGCCGTGGTCACCCACGACCGGAAGGTCAGCGGCGCCAAGTGCGTCGACACCGCACCAGTGACCCCGGGTGACCCGGAGTTCCCGTACGTCGGGAAGTACGTCAACACGCTCACCCTGGCCCAGGTGCGCACCCTGGACTGCGGGTCGAAGACCCTGCCCGACAAGCCCGGGCAGCTCGCCGTGCCCGGCGCCCGGATGCCGCTGCTGCGGGAGGTCTTCGCGCTGGTCAAGCGCTATAGCGCGGACGACGTGAAGCTCAACGTGGAGACCAAGGTGGAGGCCGGCGCGCCGACCGAGACCGCCCCGCGCGAACAGTTCGTGCAGGTCACCGCGCGGGAGATCCGCGACTCCGGGCTGCTGAAGCAGGTGACCGTCCAGAGCTTCGACTGGGGCTCGCTGATCCGGATGCACCAGGTCGAGCCGCTGCTGCCGCTGGTGGCGCTGACCAACTACGACTTCCTCCAGGTCGGCCGGCCCGGCGCCTCGCCGTGGCTCGGCGGGCTGGACATCGACGACTTCGACGGCGACCCGATCGCGGCGATCCGCAGCTTCGGCGCGTCCGCGTTCTCCCCGGTGCACGGCTTCCCGCAGGACGGCAAGGTGACCGACCCCGGCTACCGGCCGTACGTGACGAAGGAGATGGTGGCGCACGCACACCGCAACGGCATCAAGGTGATCCCGTGGACGGTGGACGACGTGCCGACCATGGCGAAGCTGATCGACGACGGTGTGGACGGCATCATCACCGACTACCCGGACCGGCTGCGCGGGCTGCTCACCGAGCGCGGCTACCGGCTCCCCCGGGCGTACGCGTCGCCGTTCGACATCCAGGCCCACCGGGGCGGCCGGTCCACCCGGCCGGAGAACACCCTGCCCGCGTTCGCGCACGCGCTGGAGAACCCGGCCATCTCGACGCTGGAACTCGACACCGGGGTGACCGCCGACGGGCACCTGGTGGTGCTGCACGACCGGGCGGTCAACGGCTCGCACTGCGTCGACACCGCCCCGGTGCGGCCCGGCGACCCGAATTACCCGTACGTGGGCAAGCTGGTGCACGAGCTGACCCTGGCCCAGCTGAAGACCGTCGACTGCGGGTCGAAGACGCTGCCCGAGTTCCCCGCCCAGGTGGCCGTGCCGGGCGCCCGGATCCCCACCCTCGACGAGGTCTTCGCGCTGGTGAGGGCGAGCGGCCGGGACGACGTCCGGATGAACATCGAGACGAAGATCAGCCCGCTGGTGGCGGACACCGAGCCGTACCCGAGTTTCACCCGCAAGCTGGTCGACGCGATCGAGCGGGCCGGCATCACCCGGCGCGCCACCATCCAGTCCTTCGACTGGCGCACCATCCGGTACGCCCACCGGCTGAACCCGCGCATCGACACGGTCGCCCTGGTCTGGCAGTACGGTCCGGCCGAGTGCGTCAGCCTCGCCGACGAGTGCTCGCTGCGCGCGGTCTACGACGACCCGTCGGTGCGGAGCCCGTGGACGGCCGGCCTGGACTGGTGGCAGCACCGGGACCTGGGTGAGCTGGTCCGGCGGTCGGGCGCGACCACGGTGTCGGCGAACTGGCAGGTGCACGACCCGGCGCAGGGCACGGTGGCCTCGGCCGACTGGTACCTGCGGGAGAACCCGGCATACTTCCACGGACCGGACGTCCGCACCCTCCAGCGTCGGTACGGGCTGACCGTGGTGCCGTACACCGTCGACGACGCGGCGGTGATGCAGCGGGTCATCGACCTCGGCGTGGACGGGATCA
- a CDS encoding HelD family protein, which produces MLYGRLDGMRDQAARRLAEELRTTGGTLQARSQRDSAVQMYADQVEQYSAVETGLCFGRLDGDDGAARYIGRIGIFDTGGDYDPLLMDWRAPAARAFYLATAANPHGVRRRRHLRTRERKVTGLNDEVLDLATASPTAHEELTGEASLLAALNTGRTGRMRDIVETIQAEQDTIIRADLPGVLVVQGGPGTGKTAVALHRAAYLLYTHRQQLASRGVLLVGPNATFLRYISQVLPALAETGVLLRTQANLFPGVSARRTEPAETAALKGRAVMTEVLAAAVRDRQWVPDEPLEIELPQREVLTLDPETVLQARDRARRSGRPHNLARALFDIEIVHALAAQVAERIGADPLGGENLLSEADLAEIRRELREEPEVRAALDELWPVLTPQRLLADLYASPDRIATAAPMLTSVERASLHREPGGWTPADVPLLDEAAELLGEDERAAAARRERIRSMEREYAEGVLEIARGSRSIDVEDEADGGEILGVTDLIDADRLLERQEESERLTTAQRAAVDRSWAFGHVIVDEAQELSPMAWRLLMRRCPSRSMTIVGDVAQTGALSGTPSWQEALEPYVARRWRLEELTVSYRTPAEIMAVAADVLAEIDPALRPPRSVRASGVPPWDRTVDPDRLAAELVEAATREAAGLADGRLGVIVPTGRVDELGAAVTAALPEAAVGEQPELENRVVVLTVGQAKGLEFDSVLVVDPERIVAESPRGHSDLYVALTRATQRLGVLRPA; this is translated from the coding sequence ATGCTCTACGGCCGGCTGGACGGCATGCGGGACCAGGCGGCCCGCCGGCTCGCCGAGGAACTGCGTACCACCGGCGGCACGTTGCAGGCCCGCTCCCAGCGCGACTCCGCCGTCCAGATGTACGCCGACCAGGTCGAGCAGTACTCGGCGGTGGAGACCGGCCTCTGCTTCGGTCGCCTCGACGGCGACGACGGCGCGGCCCGCTACATCGGCCGGATCGGCATCTTCGACACCGGCGGCGACTACGACCCGCTGCTGATGGACTGGCGGGCACCCGCCGCCCGGGCGTTCTACCTGGCCACCGCGGCGAACCCGCACGGCGTACGCCGGCGGCGGCACCTGCGCACCCGGGAGCGGAAGGTGACCGGGCTCAACGACGAGGTGCTCGACCTCGCCACCGCCTCCCCCACCGCGCACGAGGAGCTGACCGGTGAGGCCTCGCTGCTCGCCGCGCTCAACACCGGCCGGACCGGCCGGATGCGCGACATCGTGGAGACCATCCAGGCCGAGCAGGACACCATCATCCGGGCCGACCTGCCCGGGGTGCTGGTCGTCCAGGGCGGTCCGGGCACCGGCAAGACCGCGGTCGCGCTGCACCGGGCCGCGTACCTGCTCTACACCCACCGACAGCAGCTCGCCAGCCGGGGCGTGCTGCTGGTCGGGCCGAACGCCACCTTCCTGCGCTACATCTCCCAGGTGCTGCCGGCGCTGGCCGAGACGGGCGTGCTGCTGCGTACCCAGGCGAACCTCTTCCCCGGCGTGAGCGCCCGGCGGACCGAGCCGGCGGAGACGGCGGCGCTCAAGGGCCGGGCGGTGATGACCGAGGTGCTCGCCGCCGCCGTTCGCGACCGGCAGTGGGTGCCCGACGAGCCGCTGGAGATCGAGCTGCCGCAGCGGGAGGTCCTCACGCTCGACCCGGAGACAGTGCTGCAGGCCCGGGACCGGGCCCGCCGCTCCGGCCGTCCGCACAACCTGGCCCGGGCGCTCTTCGACATCGAGATCGTGCACGCGCTCGCCGCTCAGGTCGCCGAGCGGATCGGCGCCGACCCGCTGGGCGGGGAGAACCTGCTCTCCGAGGCCGACCTGGCCGAGATCCGCCGCGAGCTGCGCGAGGAGCCCGAGGTACGGGCCGCGCTGGACGAGCTCTGGCCGGTGCTCACCCCGCAGCGGCTGCTCGCCGACCTGTACGCCTCGCCCGACCGGATCGCCACCGCCGCGCCGATGCTCACCTCGGTGGAGCGGGCATCGCTGCACCGGGAGCCGGGCGGCTGGACCCCGGCGGACGTGCCGCTGCTCGACGAGGCGGCCGAGCTGCTGGGCGAGGACGAGCGCGCCGCGGCGGCCCGCCGGGAGCGGATCCGGTCGATGGAACGGGAGTACGCCGAGGGCGTGCTCGAGATCGCCCGCGGTTCCCGCTCCATCGACGTCGAGGACGAGGCGGACGGCGGCGAGATCCTCGGCGTCACCGACCTGATCGACGCCGACCGGCTGCTCGAGCGGCAGGAGGAGTCCGAGCGGCTGACCACCGCGCAGCGGGCCGCCGTCGACCGGAGCTGGGCGTTCGGGCACGTCATCGTCGACGAGGCGCAGGAGCTGTCACCGATGGCCTGGCGGCTGCTGATGCGCCGCTGCCCCAGCCGGTCGATGACGATCGTCGGGGATGTCGCGCAGACCGGCGCGCTCTCCGGCACCCCCTCCTGGCAGGAGGCGCTGGAGCCGTACGTGGCCCGGCGCTGGCGGCTGGAGGAGCTGACCGTCAGCTACCGCACCCCGGCCGAGATCATGGCCGTCGCCGCCGACGTGCTCGCCGAGATCGACCCCGCGCTCCGCCCGCCCCGCTCGGTCCGCGCCAGCGGGGTGCCGCCGTGGGACCGCACCGTCGACCCGGACCGGCTCGCCGCCGAACTCGTCGAGGCGGCCACCCGGGAGGCGGCCGGGCTCGCCGACGGGCGGCTCGGCGTGATCGTGCCGACCGGTCGGGTGGACGAGCTGGGTGCCGCGGTCACCGCCGCGCTGCCGGAGGCCGCGGTCGGCGAGCAGCCGGAGCTGGAGAACCGGGTGGTGGTGCTGACCGTCGGCCAGGCCAAGGGGCTGGAGTTCGACTCGGTGCTGGTGGTGGACCCGGAGCGGATCGTGGCCGAGTCGCCGCGCGGGCACAGCGACCTCTACGTCGCCCTCACCCGCGCGACCCAGCGCCTCGGCGTCCTCCGCCCCGCCTGA
- a CDS encoding GAF domain-containing protein: MTELDDQRAIGGSMDLRPRLDQAGSAAGRCTMTSTEGRAAVREDARLAAVRRYEILDTPTDGTFTNVAWLAATTFGTPIATVSIVDAERVWFAATHGLDGVAEVGVDPGLCASVVEQDGPYVVTDAAVDPRTLDHPLVRGELGLRFYAAAPITTVDGHHLGTVNVIDRQPREATDTQVSLLIRLAALVAEHLDLRLTALQTVRTEIGLREEAEVRAAASDVRVAAADVRLARLQAAAAALGDADRPAACQLGRDTRCTAAPELKVADSWGDSAWGCLDHVEEAILNARSVFVADAKLAGLSAYLGNRPIH, translated from the coding sequence GTGACCGAACTTGATGATCAACGCGCGATCGGCGGGTCGATGGATCTGCGCCCCCGGCTGGACCAGGCCGGGAGTGCGGCAGGAAGGTGCACGATGACCTCGACCGAGGGCCGCGCCGCAGTGCGTGAAGATGCTCGCTTGGCCGCTGTTCGCCGCTACGAGATTCTCGATACCCCGACCGACGGCACCTTCACGAACGTCGCGTGGCTGGCTGCGACGACCTTTGGTACCCCGATTGCCACGGTGAGCATCGTCGACGCGGAGCGGGTGTGGTTCGCTGCCACGCACGGGCTCGACGGCGTCGCCGAGGTCGGGGTCGACCCGGGCCTCTGCGCATCCGTCGTCGAGCAGGACGGCCCCTACGTGGTCACCGACGCCGCCGTCGATCCGCGAACCCTGGATCACCCGCTGGTGCGCGGCGAGCTGGGGCTGCGCTTCTACGCGGCAGCGCCCATCACGACCGTCGACGGTCACCACCTCGGCACGGTCAACGTCATCGACCGGCAGCCGCGCGAGGCCACCGACACGCAGGTTTCCCTGCTGATCCGCCTCGCCGCGCTCGTCGCCGAACACCTCGATCTGCGCCTGACCGCGCTGCAGACCGTCCGCACCGAGATCGGGCTGCGCGAGGAGGCCGAGGTGCGCGCCGCCGCCAGCGACGTCCGGGTCGCAGCCGCCGACGTTCGCCTCGCCCGACTGCAGGCCGCCGCCGCCGCGCTCGGTGACGCCGATCGGCCCGCCGCCTGCCAGCTCGGCCGCGACACGCGCTGCACCGCGGCCCCGGAGCTGAAGGTCGCCGACTCCTGGGGCGACTCGGCGTGGGGATGCCTCGACCATGTCGAGGAAGCGATCCTGAACGCGCGCTCGGTCTTCGTCGCCGACGCCAAGCTCGCCGGACTCTCCGCTTACCTCGGCAACCGTCCGATCCACTGA
- a CDS encoding LolA family protein, with product MSVLKNRAVLRWLVPVTAGVAVIGGGAAVGTFAADADPALPPRTAAQLLVDLQTSRLDGLSGTVVQRADLGLPALANLAGLAGGNELTTLLTGTHTLRVWYSGEERQRVALLDTLGERDVIRDGRDLWVWESRTNTATHRTLPEGRTAPPSLPATPAEAADRALAAVDPTTSVTVGRSARVAGRDAYELVLTPRDADSLVHQVRIALDAKEHVPLRFEVLADGADKPAFEVAFTQIDFSRPEADQFRFNPPPGVTVKEEPAGKAAPDGKSAPDGKAGHRPDGTDVRTVGTGWTTVVVARLDEAGLAGGAKAGRSAAGGADQAAGLLAALPKVSGDWGSGRLLTGNLFSVLLTDDGRVLAGLVTPERLYQTARS from the coding sequence ATGTCCGTACTGAAGAACCGCGCCGTGCTGCGCTGGCTGGTCCCGGTGACCGCGGGGGTCGCCGTGATCGGTGGCGGGGCGGCCGTCGGCACGTTCGCCGCCGACGCCGACCCGGCGCTGCCGCCCCGCACCGCGGCCCAGCTCCTGGTCGACCTGCAGACGTCCCGCCTCGACGGGCTCTCCGGCACCGTGGTGCAGCGGGCCGACCTGGGCCTGCCGGCGCTGGCCAACCTCGCCGGCCTGGCCGGCGGCAACGAGCTGACGACGCTGTTGACCGGCACGCACACCCTGCGCGTCTGGTACTCCGGCGAGGAGCGGCAGCGGGTCGCGTTGCTCGACACTCTCGGCGAGCGGGACGTGATCCGCGACGGCCGGGACCTCTGGGTCTGGGAGAGCCGGACCAACACCGCGACGCACCGCACCCTGCCGGAGGGGCGTACCGCGCCGCCCTCCCTGCCGGCCACGCCGGCCGAGGCCGCCGACCGGGCGCTCGCGGCGGTCGACCCGACCACCTCGGTCACCGTCGGCCGGTCCGCCCGGGTCGCCGGCCGCGACGCGTACGAGCTGGTGCTCACCCCGCGCGACGCGGACTCCCTGGTGCACCAGGTGCGGATCGCCCTCGACGCGAAGGAGCACGTGCCGCTGCGCTTCGAGGTGCTCGCCGACGGCGCCGACAAGCCGGCCTTCGAGGTCGCCTTCACCCAGATCGACTTCAGCCGACCGGAGGCGGACCAGTTCCGGTTCAACCCGCCGCCGGGGGTGACCGTGAAGGAGGAGCCGGCCGGCAAGGCCGCGCCGGATGGGAAGTCCGCGCCGGACGGCAAGGCCGGTCACCGGCCGGACGGCACGGACGTGCGTACCGTCGGCACGGGCTGGACCACGGTGGTGGTCGCGCGGCTCGACGAGGCCGGCCTGGCCGGCGGCGCCAAGGCCGGCCGCTCGGCGGCGGGCGGCGCGGACCAGGCGGCGGGGCTGCTCGCGGCGCTGCCGAAGGTGAGCGGCGACTGGGGCAGCGGTCGGCTGCTGACCGGAAATCTGTTCAGCGTGCTGCTCACCGACGACGGCCGGGTGCTGGCCGGGCTGGTCACCCCGGAGCGGCTCTACCAGACGGCGCGGAGCTGA
- a CDS encoding response regulator transcription factor: protein MRLLVVEDESRLAAALQRGLQAEGFAVDVAPTGPAGLDAARHGDYDAMILDVMLPGLSGYEVVRRLRAEEHWLPVLMLSAKDGEYDQADGLDCGADDYLTKPFSYVVLLARLRALLRRGAPERPAVLAVGDLRLDPARRRVTRADAEVALTTREYALLDYLMRRPGQVVSKTELLDHVWDASLETAPNAVEVYVGYLRRKIGRERLETVRGAGYRLAT, encoded by the coding sequence GTGCGGTTGCTGGTGGTGGAGGACGAGTCGCGGCTGGCGGCGGCGTTGCAGCGGGGCCTGCAGGCGGAGGGCTTCGCGGTGGACGTGGCGCCCACCGGCCCGGCCGGCCTGGACGCCGCCCGGCACGGCGACTACGACGCGATGATCCTGGACGTGATGCTGCCCGGCCTCTCCGGGTACGAGGTGGTCCGCCGGCTGCGGGCCGAGGAGCACTGGCTGCCGGTGCTGATGCTGTCGGCCAAGGACGGCGAGTACGACCAGGCCGACGGGCTGGACTGCGGCGCCGACGACTACCTCACCAAGCCCTTCTCGTACGTGGTCCTGCTGGCCCGGCTGCGGGCGCTGCTGCGCCGGGGCGCGCCGGAGCGGCCCGCCGTGCTGGCGGTGGGCGACCTGCGGCTGGACCCGGCACGGCGCCGGGTGACCCGGGCCGACGCCGAGGTCGCCCTGACCACCCGGGAGTACGCGCTGCTCGACTACCTGATGCGCCGCCCCGGCCAGGTGGTCTCCAAGACCGAGCTGCTCGACCACGTCTGGGACGCCAGCCTGGAGACCGCGCCGAACGCCGTCGAGGTCTACGTCGGCTATCTGCGCCGCAAGATCGGCCGGGAGCGCCTGGAGACGGTCCGCGGCGCCGGCTACCGGCTCGCCACATGA
- a CDS encoding ATP-binding protein, producing MAIGVLGLTVGLALGGALLLGALGWTLQRTVDAEALRTAEAVALLAEEDVLPDPLPVAGGQLRVQVVDVEGRVRAASIDADRLTPMLRPDQLEPGTRQRLVVGGQRLGLAGPVRVVTVPAGGPGEPLTVVVGKSMADVRHSLDVVRTLLLVGFPLLVAGLAVVAWRVVGATLRPVEALRSGAAEITGRAAAGRLPVPAARDEIHRLAVTLNDMLDRLESARDRQRAFVADAAHELRSPLTTMRTELEVARRFADRTDWPAVAESLLADTERLARLVDDLLLLARLDEASGPGDGPVRRTVGPVELGELLRGVAGRHPSPPVEVVPPTAPLWTEGEPDELRRIVTNLVENAVRHARSRVTLTVTGPHPADVPPADAVPGQRAAAGRGAYHLVTVTDDGPGIQAADRERVFDRFTRLDDARARDAGGAGLGLAIVRELVRRAGGTVELADADAETAAGPPAAVAPMPAGAPGAAAKEAAASPAGAMEVGETARPAGAGVASGGGPGLRVSVRLPALVEPDAG from the coding sequence ATCGCGATCGGGGTGCTCGGGCTGACCGTGGGTCTGGCGCTGGGTGGGGCGCTCCTGCTCGGCGCGCTCGGCTGGACGCTGCAGCGCACGGTCGACGCGGAGGCCCTGCGCACGGCGGAAGCGGTCGCGCTGCTCGCCGAGGAGGACGTCCTGCCCGACCCGCTGCCGGTGGCCGGCGGCCAGCTCCGGGTGCAGGTGGTCGACGTCGAGGGCCGGGTGCGCGCCGCCTCGATCGACGCCGACCGGCTCACCCCGATGCTCCGACCGGACCAGCTCGAACCGGGGACCCGGCAGCGGTTGGTGGTCGGCGGGCAGCGGCTCGGCCTCGCCGGCCCGGTTCGGGTGGTGACCGTGCCGGCCGGCGGCCCGGGGGAGCCGCTCACCGTGGTGGTCGGCAAGTCGATGGCGGACGTGCGGCACAGCCTGGACGTCGTCCGCACCCTGCTGCTGGTCGGCTTCCCGCTGCTGGTGGCCGGGTTGGCCGTGGTCGCCTGGCGGGTGGTCGGCGCGACGCTGCGCCCGGTGGAGGCGTTGCGCAGCGGCGCGGCCGAGATCACCGGGCGGGCCGCGGCGGGCCGGCTGCCCGTACCGGCGGCCCGGGACGAGATCCACCGGCTGGCGGTCACCCTCAACGACATGCTGGACCGGCTGGAGTCGGCCCGGGACCGGCAGCGGGCGTTCGTCGCGGACGCCGCGCACGAGCTGCGCAGCCCGCTGACCACCATGCGTACGGAGCTGGAGGTGGCCCGGCGGTTCGCGGACCGGACGGACTGGCCGGCGGTGGCGGAGAGCCTGCTCGCCGACACCGAGCGGCTGGCCCGGCTCGTCGACGACCTGCTGCTGCTGGCCCGGCTCGACGAGGCGTCGGGGCCGGGGGACGGCCCGGTGCGCCGGACGGTCGGCCCGGTGGAGCTGGGCGAGCTGCTGCGCGGGGTCGCCGGCCGGCACCCGTCCCCGCCGGTGGAGGTGGTGCCGCCGACCGCGCCACTCTGGACCGAGGGGGAGCCGGACGAGCTGCGCCGGATCGTCACCAACCTGGTGGAGAACGCCGTCCGGCACGCCCGCTCCCGGGTCACTCTGACCGTCACCGGCCCACACCCCGCCGACGTCCCGCCCGCCGATGCCGTTCCCGGCCAGCGCGCGGCGGCGGGCCGGGGGGCGTACCACCTGGTGACCGTGACCGACGACGGGCCGGGCATCCAGGCGGCCGACCGGGAGCGGGTCTTCGACCGGTTCACCCGGCTGGACGACGCCCGGGCGCGGGACGCCGGCGGCGCGGGCCTGGGGCTGGCCATCGTCCGCGAGCTGGTCCGCCGGGCCGGCGGCACCGTCGAACTCGCCGACGCGGATGCCGAGACAGCGGCCGGACCACCTGCGGCTGTGGCACCGATGCCGGCCGGCGCGCCCGGTGCCGCCGCCAAGGAGGCTGCCGCAAGCCCGGCCGGTGCGATGGAGGTGGGGGAGACGGCTCGACCGGCGGGGGCGGGTGTCGCGTCCGGCGGCGGGCCCGGCCTGCGGGTGAGCGTCCGGCTGCCGGCGCTGGTCGAGCCGGACGCCGGCTGA
- a CDS encoding tetratricopeptide repeat protein — protein sequence MPSGFGELTVQAHHLVSSGDLAGAQRLLADALTDADPRPANASPELADAAGLQARVLVALGEPHSARGWAAFAYAAATRLYGRADERTITAAATLAAVLHRVGSDARAARLYSDVIIELTARDGPESMRVLAAHADLATVEYARGQCEVARDRLQDAWELHREVYGDGHPSGIKMLAKLGGMERDCGRYTAHEHLALAEELCRAHLPADDPLAAQVAALSRAAADRDHVCADPEPPAGVAPVAPAARETPVVPAARVPPATEGPAEPPPHHPPEQPLYHPPDRAAAAPHPAVPTPRLPPEARDEPFGDASADDDWWPPEEHLDDLYRAGESALPPTVVGLADGEADGVHRVPRAAEPEPPSRYLPVHVPRPPEPEPRANRWLPLAVAGVVVVLLGTGAVIAGVSRVDGGRDAPPPPPATTGAPASDPPAPTTGTPRAAPPASPGTPPGAVQLTDRRDSIALRWTYPPGAEGPVVIAGGRAGEGQHTFEQLPAGTDSYIAYGLSRTTDYCFTVALVWSTDLVARAEPVCTRRG from the coding sequence GTGCCCTCCGGCTTCGGCGAACTGACTGTCCAGGCGCACCACCTGGTGTCCTCGGGCGACCTGGCCGGCGCCCAGCGACTGCTCGCCGACGCGCTGACCGACGCCGATCCCCGCCCCGCCAACGCCTCCCCGGAGCTGGCCGACGCCGCCGGGCTCCAGGCGCGCGTGCTGGTCGCGCTCGGCGAACCGCACTCCGCCCGCGGCTGGGCCGCCTTCGCGTACGCGGCGGCCACCCGGCTGTACGGCCGCGCCGACGAGCGGACGATCACCGCCGCCGCCACCCTCGCCGCGGTCCTGCATCGGGTCGGCAGTGACGCCCGGGCAGCCCGGCTCTACTCCGACGTCATCATCGAGCTGACCGCCCGCGACGGGCCCGAGTCGATGCGGGTGCTGGCCGCCCACGCCGACCTGGCCACCGTGGAGTACGCCCGGGGCCAGTGCGAGGTGGCCCGGGACCGGCTCCAGGACGCCTGGGAGCTGCACCGCGAGGTATACGGCGACGGCCACCCGAGCGGGATCAAGATGCTGGCCAAGCTCGGCGGGATGGAACGCGACTGCGGCCGCTACACCGCGCACGAGCACCTGGCGCTCGCCGAGGAGCTGTGCCGGGCGCACCTGCCCGCCGACGACCCGCTCGCCGCGCAGGTCGCCGCCCTCTCCCGGGCCGCGGCCGACCGGGACCACGTCTGCGCCGACCCGGAGCCGCCCGCCGGCGTGGCGCCCGTGGCGCCGGCCGCCCGGGAGACGCCCGTCGTGCCCGCCGCCCGGGTGCCTCCGGCCACCGAGGGGCCAGCCGAGCCACCGCCGCACCACCCGCCCGAGCAGCCGCTCTACCACCCGCCGGACCGGGCGGCGGCGGCCCCGCACCCGGCCGTGCCCACGCCACGGCTCCCGCCGGAGGCCCGCGACGAGCCGTTCGGCGACGCAAGCGCCGACGACGACTGGTGGCCGCCGGAGGAGCACCTCGACGACCTGTACCGGGCCGGGGAGAGCGCGCTGCCCCCGACGGTGGTCGGCCTCGCCGACGGCGAGGCGGACGGCGTGCACCGGGTCCCCCGGGCCGCCGAGCCGGAACCGCCGTCGAGGTACCTGCCGGTGCACGTGCCCCGGCCGCCCGAGCCCGAGCCGCGCGCCAACCGTTGGCTGCCGCTCGCCGTGGCCGGCGTGGTCGTGGTGCTGCTCGGCACCGGGGCGGTCATCGCGGGTGTGTCCCGGGTGGACGGAGGGCGCGACGCCCCGCCGCCCCCGCCGGCCACGACCGGCGCCCCGGCCAGCGATCCACCCGCCCCGACCACCGGTACGCCCCGCGCCGCGCCGCCCGCCTCCCCCGGCACCCCGCCCGGCGCCGTGCAGCTGACCGATCGGCGGGACAGCATCGCCCTACGCTGGACGTACCCACCGGGCGCGGAGGGGCCGGTGGTCATCGCCGGTGGCCGGGCCGGCGAGGGGCAGCACACCTTCGAGCAGCTCCCGGCCGGCACCGACAGCTACATCGCCTACGGCCTCAGCCGGACCACCGACTACTGCTTCACCGTCGCGCTGGTCTGGTCCACCGACCTGGTGGCCCGGGCCGAGCCGGTCTGCACCCGCCGCGGCTGA
- a CDS encoding MarR family winged helix-turn-helix transcriptional regulator, whose product MGIMTRWLDPDEQRTWRAFLTASRALMDTLDRELQRDAGMPHAYYEILVRLSETPDRRLRMSDLAEATGSSRSRLSHAVARLEAAGWIRREECPTDRRGQVAVLTDAGFAALAAAAPGHVEGVRRHLFDALSPAQVDQLRRISETLADHLTGS is encoded by the coding sequence ATGGGCATCATGACCCGGTGGCTGGACCCCGACGAGCAGCGGACCTGGCGGGCGTTCCTGACCGCCTCCCGAGCGCTGATGGACACCCTCGACCGCGAGCTGCAACGCGACGCGGGGATGCCGCACGCCTACTACGAGATCCTGGTCCGGCTCTCCGAGACCCCGGACCGGCGGCTGCGGATGAGCGACCTCGCCGAGGCCACCGGCTCCTCCCGCAGCCGGCTCTCACACGCCGTCGCCCGGCTCGAGGCGGCCGGCTGGATCCGCCGCGAGGAGTGCCCGACCGACCGGCGCGGGCAGGTCGCCGTCCTCACCGACGCCGGCTTCGCCGCCCTGGCCGCCGCCGCCCCCGGCCACGTCGAGGGCGTACGCCGGCACCTGTTCGACGCGTTGAGCCCCGCCCAGGTCGACCAGCTCCGACGGATCAGTGAGACCCTGGCCGACCACCTGACCGGTTCCTGA